A part of Rhizobium etli CFN 42 genomic DNA contains:
- a CDS encoding sensor domain-containing protein codes for MNSTLQPLWQRSFFQKRRNRRRDEALHHDTSADRGALLEALIGVLPLPIFFKDLHGRYVGCNKVFEDLLGRSRDEIIGNTDFDLSSTQLAEIYSIEEKGLLERGGAQVSERKIALANGAILDVVCNKAVFRGHDDEPAGLIGVIIDITEHKLAEQELKNALELAQGIVTAIPDVLFEVDEDGRYLQVWTRNPELLAQQREMLLGRTVDQVLAPDQAAIAMEALRTASSEGVAYGRCISVSLPNGETRWFELSVARRPSADPDAATTLLAFSRDVTERRQAEDAINSVRTQLLSVLQTIPDMVWVKNVDGVHLLCNHAFERLTGKSEAEVVGKTDLELFGAERAHISGKSDEATIEAGGILIDENWVVSPENGQSILLETRKLAVLGAGGEVTGVLGVSRDVTELNASREKIRQMAFYDPVTSLPNRLLFNERLQKVVSDASSQRRRTGVMLIDIDHFKVVNDTMGHPVGDQLLCQVATRLKKSVRDLDTVARLGGDEFAILLPEIQTTDDLDWVACSILERFKESFLLDGKEVYVSCSVGIAISPDDSTDVNDLVKYADSAMYLAKRSGRNSFRFYSKDLTVGVEERMQLESELRRAIEREELELHYQPKVLLDSGVMIGSEALLRWPHPEMGMIPPVRFIPVAEDTGLIVELGRWVLREACKTAKELNADCHHLHKIAVNLSGKQFQCSRLVNEIAAILGETGCRAEWIEIEITESLLLDRKGETLQTLLKLRQMGFSIAIDDFGTGYSALNYLARFPIDTLKIDRSFINSSDKRNEELVKAILSIAQCLGQDVVAEGVETAEQAAFLAANGCGSAQGFFYSKALPKMELIALWVRASATGFVSDRYAASR; via the coding sequence ATGAATTCGACTTTACAACCGCTTTGGCAACGCTCCTTTTTTCAGAAAAGGCGCAATCGCCGGAGAGACGAAGCGCTGCATCATGATACCTCAGCCGACCGAGGAGCGCTGCTTGAAGCATTGATCGGCGTGTTGCCCCTCCCAATTTTCTTCAAAGATCTGCACGGTCGCTATGTCGGTTGCAACAAGGTTTTCGAAGATCTCCTCGGTCGCTCGCGCGACGAGATCATCGGGAATACAGATTTTGATCTCAGTTCAACGCAACTGGCGGAAATTTATTCTATTGAAGAGAAAGGCCTTCTTGAAAGGGGTGGAGCCCAAGTCTCCGAGCGTAAGATCGCTCTCGCAAACGGCGCCATCCTGGATGTTGTCTGCAACAAGGCAGTTTTCAGAGGTCACGACGACGAGCCCGCGGGTCTGATTGGCGTTATCATCGACATAACCGAACACAAGTTGGCGGAGCAGGAACTCAAAAACGCTCTCGAACTAGCCCAAGGGATCGTCACCGCTATTCCAGACGTTCTGTTTGAGGTCGACGAGGATGGGCGATATCTTCAGGTCTGGACCAGAAATCCCGAACTACTAGCCCAGCAGCGGGAAATGCTACTGGGTAGGACGGTCGACCAAGTTCTTGCGCCTGATCAAGCGGCTATTGCAATGGAGGCGCTTCGAACTGCAAGCAGTGAAGGAGTTGCCTACGGTCGATGCATTAGCGTATCCTTGCCAAACGGCGAGACCCGATGGTTCGAGTTGTCGGTGGCTAGACGACCAAGCGCCGATCCTGACGCCGCCACCACGCTCCTGGCATTTTCGCGTGATGTCACGGAACGAAGGCAGGCGGAAGACGCCATCAACTCCGTGCGGACGCAATTGCTAAGTGTGCTGCAAACCATTCCTGACATGGTTTGGGTAAAGAATGTCGATGGCGTACACCTGTTGTGCAATCATGCATTTGAGCGGCTGACCGGGAAATCGGAGGCGGAGGTCGTTGGAAAAACGGACCTTGAATTGTTCGGGGCTGAGAGAGCTCACATTTCCGGAAAATCTGATGAGGCCACGATCGAAGCCGGTGGCATACTTATCGACGAGAATTGGGTGGTTTCCCCGGAGAACGGTCAGTCCATTCTTCTCGAAACACGTAAACTTGCGGTCCTCGGCGCCGGGGGAGAGGTTACAGGAGTCCTCGGGGTCTCTCGCGATGTCACGGAACTGAACGCCTCGCGGGAAAAAATCAGGCAAATGGCCTTTTACGATCCGGTGACTTCTTTGCCGAACCGCTTGCTGTTTAACGAGCGATTGCAAAAGGTCGTCAGTGACGCGTCGTCTCAACGTCGGCGGACAGGGGTAATGCTGATTGACATCGACCATTTCAAAGTCGTGAACGATACGATGGGTCACCCTGTGGGTGATCAACTACTCTGCCAGGTCGCTACCCGGCTTAAGAAATCTGTCCGCGATCTCGACACGGTTGCGCGTCTCGGCGGCGACGAGTTCGCGATTCTGTTGCCGGAAATCCAGACAACCGACGATCTCGATTGGGTTGCGTGCTCGATCCTCGAGAGATTCAAGGAATCTTTCCTATTGGATGGCAAGGAAGTCTACGTGTCATGCAGTGTAGGCATCGCGATCTCGCCCGACGACAGCACAGATGTCAACGATCTGGTGAAATACGCCGACTCTGCGATGTATCTTGCCAAACGCTCGGGGAGAAACAGTTTTCGCTTTTATTCGAAGGATTTGACTGTGGGCGTGGAGGAGCGCATGCAGTTGGAATCTGAATTGCGCCGCGCTATCGAGCGCGAAGAATTGGAGCTGCACTACCAGCCCAAGGTGCTTCTGGACAGCGGCGTAATGATAGGATCGGAAGCGTTGTTGAGATGGCCTCATCCCGAGATGGGCATGATTCCGCCGGTTCGATTCATTCCGGTCGCTGAGGATACCGGGCTGATCGTTGAACTCGGGCGATGGGTGCTGCGTGAAGCGTGCAAGACGGCGAAGGAGCTGAACGCCGATTGCCACCACCTGCACAAGATTGCAGTCAACCTTTCGGGTAAGCAATTCCAATGCTCACGGTTGGTAAACGAGATCGCTGCAATCCTCGGTGAAACCGGTTGCCGCGCGGAATGGATCGAAATCGAAATCACGGAGAGTCTGCTTCTCGATCGGAAGGGCGAGACCCTGCAGACGCTTCTTAAGCTGCGTCAAATGGGATTTTCGATTGCTATCGATGATTTTGGCACCGGTTACTCGGCGCTCAACTATCTAGCCCGCTTCCCGATCGACACGCTGAAGATCGATCGGTCATTCATAAATAGCTCGGACAAAAGGAACGAAGAATTGGTCAAAGCGATTCTGTCCATTGCACAATGTCTTGGGCAGGACGTGGTGGCGGAAGGTGTTGAGACCGCCGAGCAGGCAGCATTTCTCGCAGCGAACGGATGCGGTTCGGCGCAAGGCTTCTTTTACAGCAAGGCCCTGCCGAAGATGGAATTGATCGCTCTTTGGGTGCGCGCGTCCGCCACCGGCTTCGTTTCAGATCGTTACGCCGCTTCGCGATGA
- a CDS encoding ABC transporter substrate-binding protein, which produces MLRDTRGIKSVRIREITRAIILITGLVIPSVAAAGGLTELPREERKTYELLDPKLPTGESVFRTFKAQRAPPWKIGYASTYADNSWRASILDEFTNKIVPAFKKAGLVSEFIVTQSNLEDAVQIRQMRQMVDDGVDAIIICCSNLTALNPTIEYAYSKGVPVFSYSGYVTSPFAVNATENNMQGGFEAAKWLAEEIEGSGNVLLVSGISGFASSDSFDVGAKKALEYYPEIKIVGHVDGKWTDKVAQAEVQKFLAANPGRIDGIIVQSGAENGVINAVRQSGRDMIPIVLGGEASAACYWRRNPDFVSKSFHFWPPRSEAGFVWDVMMRTLEGQGPKIQTILRPAIPSTIEDVMADLPADCDPNSEDWIEPKNTAWWSASAAAKYFDNPADPLSWKPAD; this is translated from the coding sequence ATGCTCAGAGACACGAGAGGTATCAAATCCGTGCGCATACGTGAAATTACAAGAGCCATTATTCTAATCACCGGCTTGGTGATCCCTTCTGTAGCGGCCGCCGGTGGCCTTACGGAATTGCCGCGGGAGGAACGAAAAACCTACGAGTTGCTCGATCCAAAGTTGCCTACAGGTGAATCTGTCTTCCGCACGTTTAAGGCACAGCGAGCACCGCCGTGGAAAATTGGGTACGCATCGACATATGCTGACAATTCTTGGCGTGCGAGTATTCTTGATGAGTTCACAAACAAGATTGTTCCAGCTTTCAAGAAAGCGGGGCTGGTCTCCGAGTTCATCGTCACCCAGTCAAATCTTGAAGACGCTGTCCAGATCAGGCAGATGCGGCAGATGGTAGACGACGGCGTTGATGCAATTATTATCTGCTGTTCGAACCTCACGGCGCTTAATCCTACGATAGAGTATGCGTATTCAAAAGGAGTGCCTGTGTTCTCGTACTCTGGTTACGTAACATCGCCGTTCGCCGTCAACGCAACTGAGAACAACATGCAAGGCGGGTTTGAGGCGGCGAAGTGGCTCGCTGAAGAAATCGAAGGAAGTGGCAATGTGCTTCTCGTTTCGGGGATCTCCGGCTTTGCCTCCTCGGACAGCTTTGACGTCGGCGCAAAGAAGGCTCTGGAGTATTATCCCGAGATAAAGATCGTAGGTCATGTCGACGGGAAGTGGACAGACAAGGTCGCGCAGGCCGAGGTGCAAAAATTCCTTGCAGCGAATCCCGGTCGAATTGATGGTATTATCGTTCAGTCGGGAGCTGAGAATGGTGTTATCAACGCGGTGCGCCAGTCCGGGCGCGACATGATCCCAATCGTTCTAGGGGGCGAAGCTTCGGCAGCCTGTTACTGGCGACGGAACCCCGACTTCGTAAGCAAGAGTTTTCATTTCTGGCCGCCGCGCTCTGAGGCGGGTTTCGTATGGGACGTAATGATGCGAACTCTTGAGGGACAGGGCCCCAAAATTCAGACAATCCTGCGGCCAGCAATTCCCAGTACCATAGAGGATGTAATGGCGGATTTGCCAGCTGATTGCGATCCTAACTCTGAGGATTGGATCGAGCCGAAGAATACAGCTTGGTGGTCTGCCAGCGCTGCTGCTAAATATTTCGATAACCCAGCGGATCCGCTCTCCTGGAAGCCGGCCGATTGA
- a CDS encoding AraC family transcriptional regulator, which produces MTESLFSKPDEGTLVKDNFIEGSDPERLLPLISSPLASSDLAQHDSRSLNSRCSRISLDGFGVADAHHEGAFSVMIDSPVDVVTVFLPASGNAVFHWSGQQVESPHVANAPLNARQDGIRSQLSLTIDTQSLRDKLSRMLDRTISGNLQIQPTLDLASSAGTLMRELALSAHRGLSAGGALRQCPSAYSSLLDAIEYLLIESCMHRYTDELRRPSPSPTPRHVKRAMEFMEEHMAQPISLNDIAAAAKVSVRTLQHGFRQFRNTSPTMHLRDLRMCAARQELLQNGAKISVSEIALKWGFTHLGRFAAEYKRRYGELPSKTVHMSDVLPHRRSMCASQASPPES; this is translated from the coding sequence ATGACCGAAAGTTTGTTCAGCAAGCCCGATGAAGGGACCTTAGTGAAAGACAACTTTATCGAGGGCTCCGATCCCGAACGTCTTTTGCCTTTGATATCATCGCCCCTGGCGTCCTCTGACCTTGCTCAACACGACAGTAGATCGCTTAACTCTCGCTGCAGTCGAATTTCCCTTGATGGTTTTGGCGTTGCGGATGCCCATCATGAAGGGGCGTTCTCGGTCATGATAGATTCCCCAGTTGACGTCGTAACGGTCTTCCTGCCGGCGTCCGGGAATGCAGTCTTTCATTGGTCTGGGCAACAGGTAGAGTCGCCGCATGTTGCAAATGCTCCGCTGAATGCCCGACAAGATGGCATAAGATCTCAACTGTCATTGACGATCGATACGCAATCCTTGCGTGACAAGCTTTCTCGCATGCTCGATCGGACGATCAGCGGAAATCTGCAAATTCAGCCGACCCTTGATCTTGCATCGAGCGCGGGAACGCTCATGCGAGAACTAGCCCTGTCTGCCCATCGCGGCCTCAGTGCCGGGGGGGCTCTGCGACAATGCCCGTCGGCCTATAGCTCGCTCCTCGACGCGATAGAGTACCTTTTGATCGAAAGCTGTATGCATCGCTATACCGATGAACTTCGTCGTCCGTCTCCGTCTCCCACGCCTCGCCACGTGAAACGGGCAATGGAGTTTATGGAAGAGCATATGGCTCAACCCATTTCCCTTAACGATATCGCCGCTGCGGCCAAGGTCAGCGTGCGGACTTTGCAGCACGGCTTCCGACAATTTCGTAATACCAGCCCCACAATGCACCTCCGAGACTTGCGTATGTGCGCAGCTCGACAGGAACTGCTGCAAAACGGCGCTAAAATCAGCGTTTCGGAAATAGCGCTTAAGTGGGGCTTCACACACCTCGGCCGTTTTGCTGCAGAGTACAAGAGACGTTACGGCGAACTGCCATCTAAAACAGTGCATATGAGCGATGTTCTGCCGCATAGGCGATCTATGTGTGCTTCGCAGGCCTCTCCGCCCGAAAGCTGA
- a CDS encoding transposase encodes MIEAVADRFEGAPRQLRRRWSDDFKARAVAEALEPGSSVSAIARRLDIHPSQLFGWRRAALGSHKENIAPIGHKAVTPSADGAIIEVLIGDVVVRAPADVDEAHLQRVIRAVRSA; translated from the coding sequence ATGATCGAGGCTGTTGCGGACCGATTTGAGGGCGCGCCTCGGCAGCTTCGGCGGCGCTGGTCGGACGATTTTAAAGCGCGTGCAGTTGCAGAGGCACTCGAGCCTGGCTCGAGCGTGTCAGCGATCGCACGTCGGCTTGATATCCATCCGTCACAACTGTTTGGCTGGCGTCGCGCCGCCCTGGGCTCTCACAAGGAGAACATAGCGCCGATCGGTCATAAGGCAGTCACGCCATCTGCCGACGGCGCGATAATCGAAGTTCTGATTGGCGATGTCGTCGTGCGCGCTCCCGCCGATGTGGACGAAGCTCATCTGCAGCGTGTCATCCGGGCAGTTCGCTCAGCATGA
- a CDS encoding IS66-like element ISRel15 family transposase, which yields MTPPDLQLPDDVETLKAMVLAMAEKAARTDALESEVADLKARNADADERIERLTQILKAFDRARFGRQSEKLGSPGIDDEQQAFVFEEIETGISAIRAKVNKGAADPDAKRAPRPRKGFAPHLERVEVVIEPDELHEHIGKQKVLIGEDVSERLDVVPAKFRVIVTRRPKYAFKNEDGVIQAAAPAHIIEGGIPTEALLAQIAVSKYADGLPLYRQEAIYARDKVELDRKLMAQWMGKLGYELDILADYILAEIKKAERIFADETTLPTLAPGSGSAKTAWLWAYARDDRPFGGSGPPMVAYRFEDSRAGDRVARHLNGYRGILQVDGHGAYNKLARSDGGNDGVMLAGCWSHSRRKFYELHASDSSKIASETVELMAKLWEVEAAARGQSPDARVAARQATSAAVVTELFALWQKTLPRISGKSKLAEAIRYATSRRSIFERFLTDGRIELDSNIVERAIRPQTITRKNSLFAGSDGGGRTWATIATLLQTAKMNNVDPQAWLTQTLERIANGWPSSDLDALMPWNYAR from the coding sequence ATGACGCCGCCCGATCTACAGCTCCCGGATGATGTAGAGACCCTGAAAGCCATGGTCCTTGCCATGGCCGAGAAGGCAGCGCGCACCGATGCTCTCGAGAGCGAGGTCGCAGACCTGAAAGCCAGAAACGCCGATGCCGACGAACGCATCGAGCGACTGACCCAGATCCTGAAAGCCTTCGATCGCGCCCGCTTCGGCCGGCAATCGGAAAAGCTCGGCTCTCCGGGCATCGATGATGAGCAGCAGGCTTTTGTCTTCGAGGAAATCGAGACCGGTATCTCGGCAATCCGAGCCAAGGTAAACAAGGGTGCCGCTGATCCCGATGCGAAACGTGCACCCCGGCCGCGCAAGGGCTTTGCACCTCATCTGGAACGAGTCGAAGTGGTGATCGAGCCGGATGAACTGCACGAACACATCGGCAAACAGAAGGTGCTGATCGGAGAAGACGTCTCGGAGCGACTGGACGTCGTGCCGGCGAAGTTCCGCGTCATCGTCACCCGGCGGCCGAAGTATGCCTTCAAGAACGAAGACGGCGTCATCCAGGCAGCCGCGCCCGCGCACATCATCGAGGGTGGCATTCCAACGGAAGCGCTTCTCGCCCAGATCGCTGTCTCGAAGTATGCAGATGGCCTTCCGCTCTATCGACAGGAGGCAATCTATGCACGCGACAAGGTTGAGCTTGACCGGAAGCTGATGGCCCAATGGATGGGCAAGCTCGGCTACGAGCTCGATATCCTGGCCGACTACATCCTCGCCGAGATCAAGAAGGCTGAGCGCATCTTTGCGGACGAGACGACATTGCCAACGCTCGCGCCCGGATCCGGATCGGCAAAGACAGCCTGGCTATGGGCTTATGCGAGGGATGATAGACCCTTTGGCGGTAGTGGCCCGCCGATGGTCGCCTATCGCTTCGAAGATAGCCGCGCTGGCGATCGCGTCGCCCGGCATCTGAATGGCTATCGCGGTATCCTTCAGGTGGACGGGCATGGTGCCTACAACAAGCTTGCCCGATCTGACGGCGGCAATGACGGCGTGATGCTGGCCGGCTGCTGGTCCCATAGCAGGCGCAAGTTCTACGAACTCCACGCCTCGGACAGCTCCAAGATAGCCAGCGAGACGGTGGAATTGATGGCAAAGCTCTGGGAGGTGGAAGCGGCGGCCCGGGGGCAGAGCCCTGACGCGCGTGTCGCGGCACGTCAGGCGACATCTGCTGCAGTTGTCACTGAGCTCTTCGCCCTGTGGCAAAAGACCCTGCCGCGGATCTCCGGCAAGTCGAAGCTCGCAGAAGCGATCCGCTATGCCACCTCGCGTCGCTCCATCTTCGAACGCTTCCTTACCGACGGCCGCATCGAGCTCGACAGCAACATCGTTGAGCGTGCCATCAGGCCCCAGACGATCACGAGAAAGAACAGTCTCTTCGCCGGCAGCGATGGCGGTGGAAGGACCTGGGCGACTATCGCCACGCTCCTTCAGACGGCGAAGATGAACAACGTGGACCCGCAGGCTTGGCTCACCCAAACACTTGAGCGGATCGCCAACGGCTGGCCGAGCAGCGATCTCGATGCACTCATGCCGTGGAATTACGCGCGCTGA
- a CDS encoding methyl-accepting chemotaxis protein: MFVDRLLSTFTIRAKVLLVLVPLILILAAVGGVGLKATGLLQSRLRLSNEVLQTLSGFRSVAESMNRFLAQSSTEYRDEALTSLNGQTATMQSLQEAAAGSGSETGALENSVSAMSVISGSIGRMWSLHNDEESVRSDIVSNLSKIKEVGGALKLAAVDVRSQVRNQENSGKTMLREATRSLDTASVMQHMAEDLVSLPDGAKQPPTVAQQGLVIKKSLKTVKRVVSTADEQAVTKIERTIAKLIANPEFVDPSTRLAGSDLQSFATNLRVDAIQHMIEGTNAIRALDKALTDSEMLVATATTIGQDADSIEIEINNLFRTANAENQQRLVEQLTKLARDTVAVGGVASSISGFDKMQEDLFAQVDSIQENTEKLVKIAEARQAQYSEADKTGQEIWKNLVTFAATQENDARNESNLARLLSTIATVSGVLVALAAGAGLMATLRAPIERIAKRMQELAKGDLRSQIVGRDRRDEIGEMARALEVFRENAVSKMDIETRTEADRKTVEQERMDRERERAQMEEEVATAVTILGEALSRLARGDISQEIDRQFHPNLEPLRRDFNHSLSILRETVSHIDENTNQIQWGTSELFKASDDLSRRTELQAASLEEAAAAVEQVTVTVRKSSENAYETQAFVSVVKEHAEGAATIVTDAINAMGRIEDASHKIGQIIGLIDTIAFQTNLLALNAGVEAARAGDAGKGFAVVAQEVRELAQKSSAAAREIRHLISESSSEVAIGSDYVGKAGEALHNITASILKISDRIDQIVNSSREQAASLAEINNNVNVLDQGTQQNAAMAEQTNAAAKTLSDQTNELSERLASFKLTEDKSTRRVRLVA, encoded by the coding sequence ATGTTCGTCGATCGCCTGTTATCCACCTTTACCATAAGAGCAAAGGTGTTATTGGTACTTGTACCCTTGATCCTGATATTGGCGGCAGTTGGTGGGGTCGGCTTAAAAGCAACTGGCTTGCTTCAGTCTCGTCTTCGGCTTTCAAATGAGGTTCTTCAGACCTTGAGCGGGTTTCGAAGTGTCGCGGAAAGCATGAACCGCTTTTTGGCGCAAAGCTCAACGGAGTACCGAGATGAGGCGCTGACAAGTTTAAACGGGCAGACCGCAACCATGCAGTCGCTCCAGGAAGCGGCGGCAGGTAGCGGGAGCGAAACTGGTGCGCTCGAAAACAGTGTATCGGCAATGTCCGTTATCTCGGGCAGCATCGGCCGCATGTGGTCTTTGCATAATGACGAGGAATCCGTTCGCAGCGACATTGTTTCCAACTTGTCGAAGATCAAGGAGGTCGGAGGCGCCCTTAAATTGGCTGCGGTTGATGTGCGCTCACAAGTACGCAATCAGGAGAACTCCGGGAAAACCATGCTCCGGGAGGCTACCCGCTCACTCGATACGGCATCAGTTATGCAACACATGGCGGAAGACTTGGTGAGCTTGCCGGACGGAGCGAAGCAGCCTCCGACTGTCGCCCAGCAAGGGCTTGTGATCAAAAAGTCGCTAAAAACAGTTAAGCGGGTAGTCTCGACTGCTGACGAGCAGGCCGTTACTAAAATTGAGAGGACTATCGCCAAGCTAATCGCCAACCCCGAATTTGTCGACCCTTCCACACGGCTTGCCGGCTCTGACCTACAGAGCTTTGCGACGAACCTGCGAGTGGATGCGATCCAGCACATGATTGAAGGAACAAATGCGATCCGGGCGTTGGATAAAGCGTTGACGGATTCCGAAATGCTTGTTGCGACGGCGACAACGATCGGCCAGGACGCCGATTCGATCGAAATCGAAATCAATAACCTGTTCCGTACAGCCAACGCAGAGAATCAGCAGCGCCTCGTTGAGCAACTTACAAAATTGGCGCGTGACACCGTGGCAGTTGGAGGCGTTGCCAGCTCGATATCTGGCTTCGATAAAATGCAGGAAGATCTATTCGCCCAGGTGGATTCTATCCAAGAGAACACAGAGAAGCTGGTCAAGATAGCGGAAGCCCGCCAAGCGCAATATTCTGAGGCGGACAAAACCGGTCAGGAGATCTGGAAAAACCTCGTAACTTTTGCAGCAACTCAGGAAAACGATGCTCGCAATGAAAGCAATCTTGCCCGCTTGCTGTCAACTATCGCCACAGTGTCCGGCGTCTTGGTAGCCTTGGCGGCTGGCGCCGGCCTGATGGCGACACTTCGCGCCCCGATCGAACGGATCGCGAAGCGCATGCAAGAGCTGGCAAAGGGCGATCTTCGATCGCAGATTGTCGGACGTGACCGGAGAGACGAAATAGGTGAAATGGCTCGCGCACTCGAGGTTTTCCGTGAAAATGCTGTCTCGAAGATGGACATCGAGACACGAACGGAAGCCGATAGGAAAACCGTTGAACAGGAGCGGATGGATCGTGAACGCGAACGCGCTCAGATGGAGGAGGAGGTCGCAACTGCCGTCACCATTCTAGGAGAGGCGTTATCTCGATTGGCGCGTGGCGACATCTCTCAAGAAATTGACCGCCAATTCCATCCCAATCTTGAGCCGCTGAGGCGCGATTTCAATCACTCGCTTTCGATCCTGAGAGAGACAGTGTCTCATATCGACGAGAATACCAATCAAATTCAATGGGGAACCAGCGAGCTTTTCAAAGCCTCAGATGATCTGTCGCGGCGAACTGAATTGCAAGCCGCCTCACTGGAGGAGGCTGCGGCCGCCGTCGAACAGGTGACGGTCACGGTCAGAAAATCATCCGAGAATGCCTATGAAACCCAGGCTTTCGTGTCCGTTGTTAAAGAACACGCCGAGGGTGCGGCAACCATTGTGACCGATGCGATCAACGCAATGGGCAGAATAGAAGACGCGTCCCACAAGATCGGCCAAATCATTGGTTTGATCGATACGATTGCGTTCCAGACAAATCTTTTGGCACTAAATGCTGGTGTCGAGGCGGCTCGTGCTGGAGATGCCGGAAAGGGTTTTGCAGTCGTAGCCCAGGAAGTGCGCGAACTTGCCCAGAAATCATCAGCTGCAGCCCGCGAGATTCGCCACCTGATTTCGGAATCCTCTTCGGAGGTGGCGATCGGCTCAGATTACGTGGGGAAAGCAGGTGAGGCGTTACACAACATAACGGCGTCGATCTTGAAGATTTCCGATCGGATTGATCAAATCGTCAATTCGAGCCGCGAGCAAGCGGCGTCCCTCGCCGAGATCAACAATAACGTCAATGTACTTGACCAGGGAACACAACAAAACGCTGCCATGGCCGAGCAGACAAATGCCGCGGCAAAGACTCTCTCGGATCAGACTAACGAACTCAGCGAGCGGCTCGCTTCATTCAAATTGACCGAAGATAAGTCGACGCGTCGGGTTAGGTTAGTGGCGTAA
- the tnpB gene encoding IS66 family insertion sequence element accessory protein TnpB (TnpB, as the term is used for proteins encoded by IS66 family insertion elements, is considered an accessory protein, since TnpC, encoded by a neighboring gene, is a DDE family transposase.), protein MIPAGVKVFLASHPIDFRKGPDSLLSLVRDAGSDPFNGSLYVFRAKRADRVKIVWWDGSGVCLYSKRLEKAQFCWPRIGHNRVQLNHAQLMALVDGMDWKRVRSVAVKPPEIVG, encoded by the coding sequence ATGATCCCCGCAGGTGTAAAGGTCTTCCTCGCCAGTCACCCCATCGACTTTCGTAAAGGGCCGGACAGTTTGCTGTCGCTGGTGCGCGACGCCGGCAGTGATCCGTTCAATGGCTCGCTTTATGTCTTCCGGGCGAAGCGGGCGGACCGGGTCAAGATCGTCTGGTGGGATGGATCAGGGGTCTGCCTCTATTCCAAGCGGTTGGAGAAGGCGCAGTTCTGCTGGCCGCGGATCGGCCACAACCGGGTGCAGCTCAATCACGCTCAGCTCATGGCGCTCGTTGACGGCATGGACTGGAAACGGGTGCGCTCAGTGGCGGTGAAGCCGCCGGAGATTGTTGGGTAA
- a CDS encoding SDR family oxidoreductase, with product MIGASNPVGLCLARSFIEKGYRVAVGDANPADFASLAEGQGNNFLPVKVNPNRDVYVNSMADQVYLRWRRVDVLVNIVFRRNETTQTVTGSLSSANLGLDAVSNLIRVTGAFSSRLQGAELAVVDVAWFEETTSLEAEAVLQAALRTTTSAIARQYFGSGLRINAVHASDVNSTSSSENDVLRTVIHAVQFLANSELSGKLTGNVLEIDPRCR from the coding sequence TTGATAGGCGCGTCAAATCCTGTTGGTCTTTGTTTGGCGCGCTCATTTATAGAAAAAGGCTATCGGGTCGCCGTAGGCGACGCCAATCCCGCCGACTTCGCCTCCCTGGCTGAAGGCCAGGGAAACAATTTTTTACCGGTCAAAGTCAACCCGAACAGAGACGTTTACGTCAACTCAATGGCTGACCAGGTGTATTTGCGCTGGAGACGGGTCGACGTTCTGGTGAACATAGTTTTCCGCAGAAATGAAACAACCCAAACTGTAACGGGATCGCTATCCAGCGCGAATCTGGGGCTTGATGCCGTATCCAATCTAATCAGAGTTACAGGTGCCTTTAGCTCTCGACTTCAGGGCGCGGAGCTTGCCGTAGTGGACGTCGCATGGTTCGAAGAGACGACCTCGCTGGAAGCAGAAGCCGTCCTTCAAGCGGCGTTGCGCACTACTACCTCCGCAATTGCTAGGCAATATTTCGGTTCCGGGCTGAGGATAAATGCTGTACACGCCAGCGATGTGAACTCTACGTCTTCAAGCGAAAATGACGTGCTTCGAACAGTGATCCACGCCGTGCAATTCCTGGCGAATTCGGAACTGTCCGGAAAGCTGACAGGGAACGTGCTGGAGATCGATCCTCGGTGCAGATAG